GCATTGGTTgggttattgtttttgttttttgtttttttgtttttgggttttttccaaggtaaatgggattaaatggcttgcccaaggccacacagctaggtaattatgaagtgtctgaaaccagatttgaactcaggtactcctgactccagggctggtgaccTATCCAATGCACTACTGAAGTcaagatccagcctcagacacttcataattacctagctgtgtgaccttgggcaagtcatttaaccccattgcctttcacaaacaaaaacagaaaacaaaaccaaaagagttCTTGtgacaataaaatgagataatatttgtaatgagaTAGTAATAATGTAATGTGGTTTATGTGTTTGTTGACATAGGCTGACTCCTTGTCTAGAATGCAGTCCTTGGAAACTtccatctcttagaattcttggTCTTCATTCAAGACTCCACTTGGATGTTCACCTGCCACATGAATGTGCCCTTTGTTAATACTTTGGATCTCTTCAAATCACCTTGAACCTACTTATATGGGCATATTTGTATCACAATGATGagatataaacttcttgaaggagGAGACAGTCGAGTCTGGAAGGTCTGTTTGGATGTAACAGAGAGAATATGAATGAAAACCATAGGACAGAAGTTGGGAAAAATAGGTAGGGTTCGCAGACTTTTGGTCCATCCAAGAATGAGGAAGAGCTCAGAATATGACATTTGGGTTGTATACCTTGCTTAGTTGATGATCCAAGATAAATATTGTCCAGCTTTGAGGGGAGGGGTGATTGCTATGTCCTGAGACCTTCAGAGCCTTGTAACAGGTATAGCTCTTCTCCAAGGGCACCCTGAAAAgagaaattgttttgttttaacatttGTCCCTTGAGCCTGGTACAGTGTCTAGTACATGGTAGGTGTTTACTCGATTGAGTGATTGATTAGATTAGGTTAAATCCTTAATACTACAGAAATATGACATTCTGTTAATATTAGTTGTTCAGGTGATATGCTTATTAGACAGGGAGCACCTTAAAATAACCCTTTGTTAAGGAAATAACTTCATAGATTTATGGATGAGCCATAATATGAAAGGGATCACCATGGACCCTTAAGGAGGGAGATAATggggtatctttttttttacaattgttAATTTCTGTCTGATCATCTTACTCTAATACCTAAAGGGACCTTTAAGGCCATCTAGCCCAATccccatattttacaaatgaggaaacttagccccagaggtgaagtgacttgcctcagaTCTCAAGTTATATGTTGCAAATCTGGGAATCAAGAGCCAGCCCCTCTGACGTGACTCCAACATCCAAAATTCTATCCGTGActactttttaaatttccaaaataTAGCACAGTTGTCTTATTGAGTTCATTTTGCGAAGTGATTTTTTTAGCAATCCCCACAGCCCATGCTATGTAACTAAATAGAGTCTCTCACTGGgatctttctgtttcttctcctataCATTTTCagagcatctgaggctgaatgaggtaaagcagattaaaatgcaaGCAAAGTTAAAATGCAAATGAATGACCAATCAGCAGAAGCCCATGGAATTAGGTGACCTAATCATAAACCCTATAtctatttaaaagaatttctcttttttggtcttgttaagaatgaatgaaaaagcatctGGAGAAACTGGATTACGTTTTGGTGGTTCATCCAATTTAGGAAGTGTAAATTTATGCAATAAGTTTTCAGCTCTTGCTCAGAGGAAGCTGAGCATTTTTCTGGCTTAATAAAATTTTCAGCAAGGTAGGTTTAAAATAGCTGGAGAGGTCTTGCCCTTTCCAAGGTGGTCAGTGGAAGCCTGCTGTGGGAGGTCTTAAAGGAGATGGCACCTTTTCCTTGCTGGCAATAAGCAGTGGTAGGTTTCTGGACTGCCAGCCACAGTCCATGGTCCTGAATGTCAAGTCAGGAGTAGTAAGAAGAAAGCGATTGGCAAACTAGCCAGGGCAGTGTTGGAtgtggagccaggaagacctggattcaaatatttgttgaaactCCATGGGCATGGACAAGTTGGCTTATTTCTCAGGCTTCTGGTTTttcctctgtaaagtgagaatGGGGTAATGATCCCTTCAGTACCTACTTCCCTGTTTATTGTGAGACTCAAAAGGGACTGGAAatagaaaatgctttgtaaaacttaaggaactttctctttctctccgtccctctccctgtctctgtttctctctgtccttccctccctctccctttctctcttttccctttctgactccctttttctttatccaactcccttttcctcttgttctccctccctctccccatccagTGTCTAGTATacagtaggcacttgataaatgcttaaagTCTGATCACAGTATAATTATTTGGTCTCCTGATGTTCTCTGCTATCAGAACATTTCTATGACTGGGATGTCTGAAAAAGACCAATGGGGTCTCTTGCAGAGATGCTAATGGAGTTTTATTACTGATctttttatttgggtgaggagatgGGGAGATTCCCTGTTATTTTTAGCATTGTTCTgcatagcaccccccccccagtgtTCACACTCCTCCTTTTCTCTTGCTTTGCCCTGCAGGTCAGCCAGTGTGAGATGAAACTCTATATTCAGAAGGAGTTCAACACGGTTTAGCAGCAGGTCCAGGAGGAGGAACACAAGGCCCTGATGGACCTCCAGGAAGTTGGAGCCACAGCCCATGTGACAGAGGTCCTAGCTGAAATCCACATCCACATGGAAAAGTTGATGGCAGTGATGGATGGTAGAGATCAGACACCAGCTCAATGCCTTCAATGAGTCGGCTTCAATGAAACCTAAGGTAATGTCCAGATGGTTAGGAGCATGGGGactgaagaagaaaattgtaCCATCTCTTGGCTTAGGACAACTACTTAGGGACCCCAAGAGGATAATTCTTTTGTCAGAACTGAAACTTATCACCCTAGCAGAAAGCTAAGAGGCCTCTTAAGCATAATCGGCTGACATAAGCATGTAGGAATTATATGATCCCAGAATcacaaattatagaaattcaGTGtaggaaaggaccttggagactCCTTAAGCCATTTATATCTGGGTAAGAAATCCATCGATTATATCCCCAAGAAGGGatcatccagtctttgcttgaagcCTTTCATGGATGAAGCCACTACCATCTGGGTAGATTTTAGGATGTTTTTCCATCCATGGaatccaaatattttttaaatttttttttcattatataaatattttacttttttccaattacatacaatggcaGTGTcttccaatcattttttgcaaggttttgagttttacattttcttccctccctcccttccctaacCCTCCCccaaacagaaggcaatctgatataatcttttcatttttatctatgatatgcatagatcaaaataaAATGTGTTGTTAGAGAAAAAGCAGAtcccaaaggaagaaagaaaacattggagataggaaaattacataatgcataagacaacttttaaaaattgaagataatatataCAAGCTTTGGTCTTTGCTTTAAACACTACAGGtccttctctggattcagatattctccatcacatatcccctaaaaattgtccctgatcattgcactgatggagtgagcaaattcatcatggttgatcatcactccatattgttgttatggtgtacaatgttcttctggttccactcatcttgctcagaatcagttcattcaagtcttttcaggcttctctgaaatcccatccatgatttcttatagaaaaatagtgttccatcaagtacgtataccacaatttgtccagtcacttcccagttgataggcatcccctcaatttccagttctttgccaccacaaacagagctgctatgaatatttttgtacatatggaatttttacccttttttattggaatccaaattcttaaaaggTTTCAGCCTCCCTCTACTCCTTCTTGTGATGGACAATCTTAACAACAATGGGAGAGGCTACATCTTgtgaaattttttccttttaaagattttatttattttgagttttacaattattgcaaagtatacagattaaaaatgTTTCTCCTGCTGGAGAAAGGACAAGCACCTTCAGGAAAGAGTGAATAACAAAAAGTTAGGTGAGGTTGCttaggagacagagacagagagtggataaggggagagagagagagagagagagagagagagagagagagagagagagagagagagagagaaagggaaataggCAGAGCTGACTGGACCAGAACGGAAACTACTCAGATTTTTATGATCTTGCCCATTttctgggcactgagggcaaagGAGAAATCCCTCCCCTCCTTACATGACAAAAACCAGATAGAATTGGAAGTtgggggttgggaatgaggagacagggtatagattttacttttaataatggcacaataggagtcaatttacatttcaagaGCAGATAGCATCTTACACCTTAATAAAATTTAACAGcacaaaagaattataaattttgtttctaattacaaatttcctatattcctaattctttgcatcaaagttttttttaaaaaaatgaagctttATAGCTTCATGCTCTCTAGTCTGGGAATTAGTAACTATGAATTCTTGTTCTAGCTCTCTGTCTCCCTCAAATTAATGAGTCACCCCCCCATTTTTCTCTACATCTTTGTTTCTACATCAAAAAATTgagggatttgaatgaagtgATGTTATTTTCTCATAGATACATAAGTTTATAAGAAtatcatttagttcaactctcTTCTTgtatagaagaaactgaggatcagagaggcTCAGGGATTTTGCTCAAGATTGCCTCTTCTGTCCCTTGGGATATTCATGGATATtcatctgtctcttttttttttttaagaactcaTATCTTTCAAACTTTAGCCATCTATTTAGGATCTCTCTACTGCTTATTAATCCAATTTGAATTGCTTTTAGCCAGGGAGGGGTGAAAGGTTCTCAGAAGCTCATTATGCATAAAATAAGCTATTAGTAACAGTAAGTAGCATTCAGCTGGCAAAAGCCACGACAATAAACTGTTAGCATCTTATGGCCTCCTGTTCCAGCTAATCTGGTAACTCATTGGTTAGAGCAGATTTCCTCCTTGTCTCATGGCCTCAACGGAGAAATTCAACACTGACTCCAAAACTGGCTTATTAATTCCATGCTTCCAGGGAatccttctctttattttccctGAGCATGAGAGAggatttgaaaaaatattgtcAGCTTTGTGAATGTCATTAAAAAGGTGTGAatgattgtgtatgtgtgtgcctaTTGCAAGCGTGTATTTGCATGTATGTGTTTACATGtgaatatgtgtatttttatatgaatatgtgtgtatgtgtgtgaattatatatgtgtgtattgtgtATATGAGTGTATGGCACTAAGAATATGTATATTTACTTATGTCATATATAACTTATAATAAGTATTTGAGTATCATAATATGCATTAGCACAATTCTAATATAATATGTACAAGGATTCATAACTTTGAGTCATGAACttgttattttaaatatcttGATAACtgtattcaaaaataatttataaaattttctctgtgagtttatatatattcttttattcatttgaaaaatcttCTGAGGAGTCCATAGATTTTCCCCATGCTGCCAAAGGGGTGGGTCCAGAATGTACAAAAAAGTTAAGGACCTCTATATTATATACTGGGGAattcaggtggtgcagtggattgagcatcaaacctggaatgaggaagatctgagttcaaatgtggcctcagacacttactagctatttgattttgagaaagtcatttaaccctgcttgcctcagttttctcttctgtaaaatgagcttgagaaggaaatgacaaatcatgcCAGTATTTCTTCCAagaataaaacttttattataaTTTCAAGAGGGAGGGTTGTATAAAGTAGCTTGACAGCTTGCCCCGGTCATCattaagacctgggttcagattctactCCCATCATACATACTGGCTCTGTGAGCCCAGATAAGTTGTTTAACTTGCCAGATCACTCTTGATGCCTACAAATTGCAGAATAGATGCACCCTGCCTGGACTCTTCACCTGGAAGTCCCAGTCCAGCAAACCAACTATAAACCTTATTCAAACATAACACCCACCCAATGTATGCACTCACATGGGtctttgtatgtgtatatttatccCCCTTCTTAGTCTCCCTTTAGAGAGGCATTGTAGTAATAGTGAATAAAGAGCCTGTCTTGGATGGAAGACCTGGTTCCAAGCCCTTCCTTTGATACTTTGGGCTGATCCTAAAGACGTCATTTACCATGTCCCTGGCCCAAGCAATTCCCATGACTCCAGGTGGCAGAGAAGTTGCTGAAACCTGACCAGGGCAGGTTTGAATGGATCATCACCTCTCTATTCCTTCTAATGCAGCcctaaattacattaaatttttggTTGCTTGCTGACTCATGTTGAGCTTATAGTCCACTGAAACCTCAACATCTTTTTCAGatgacaacagcaacaataaaaactGCTGTTCATTTTTCTACCTTGTATTTGAAGAATTTATTCTTTGTACCCAAGCGTACAACTTTACATTTGTCCTAATTGAAGATGAACTCATTATACTCAGTTCAATGCAAACTTGCCTTTCATTCAGTGCACCATCTGGCAAGCACATCATCTATACCCTTATCTTAGTCACTGATGATTATAATGTTGGACAGCCCAGGATCAAACACAGATGCCCTTGGTACTGCAGTGACAGTCTCCTGTCCTGGTGACATTGAACCATTTATAACTATTCGTTAGGTTTGGCTAAATTCTAGATTTATCTGATTCTATCATCATGCAGTCCCAATTTTTGGATCTTTTCCATTAGAATAGTGCTAAAGAtataaagagacaaaagaaaagatcTTGCCCCCACAGTACTTAGATTCAGAATTAACAATAATAAGATAGACTCAAATGGGGTAAATGGAACATGAATCTATCAGGCACTTAATATTAATCATAAACTATAATAAGCGCTTTATGGATATTATCTTATTAGAACTCCACAACTCAGGGAGGTAAATACcataataatattatttccatttttcagttaGAGAATTAGGCAGAAaggaggtaaagtgacttacccaaagtcacacatctttTTAGTGCCTGGGGTCAgacttgaactcgggtctttttgactctaggtccagcatgTTATGCCTCTGCTACCTAGTGATACTTGCCCTAGAGAGGGACTGAATCCATGCTTTCAGTTGTTTAAGGAATGACCAGGATGAAATGCTCTCTATTATCACAGGCCAACACCTTCTCTGTGACTCTTAAAGAGTCATCTAGAGAatcaagaggttaagtgaattagcATAGTTCTTAGCACATATTAAAGGCTTAATAAATTATTCCTTCAATCTTCATTTCCTTCCCAGGGACTCATAGACAGTcagtgtcagaggtgggacttgaacctaggGCTTCCTGCTTCAAGCCAGTTTTTTCTCCACCATGGTATCCTATCTCTCATAAATTCACATGACAtagacggatggatggatggatggatggatggatggatgagtagACAGATGGCTGGGTGGCTGGATGGGTGGCTGtctatctactatctatctatctagacaGCCACCCATCCagccatagatagatagatagatagatagatagatagatagatagatagataaatagattgaCAGACAGGACAGAAATGAACAGACAGtcaagagttaaaaagaaaattctgtgtCCTGATTTTCACCCTGATTCAGGAGACAAAACTCAGAACAGAAAATTAAAAGAGTTTATTAAAAGTAGATTAAGATAGCAACACAATAATGGACTGATCAGTGGGGTTCAGCTATGGCTTCAAGATGGAGCCaggttttgttgttttctttttgtaataaGACACAGACAGTTTAGATAGGTTCACATCATCAAAAGGGGATGGATCACTGCCTCTGAGTTCTTTCCCAAGGTAGCAATGATATGACAATTTCCAGGTACAAAAAAGGTAGGGAGATGGCTTTTTACATAAAAGGTATCAAGTATTACAAAACTGCAAACTGGATGGCTCCTCCCCAAAACTGATTGACAAGCAGGGCTAGGAACAATGGGTTGGTAAGTAAGTCTAACTTTCAacagaaggatggatggatggatggatggatggatagacagataacTAGATAGCTAGATTGATAGTTAAGATCCTACTATatgaagatgggggaaaattgcaaaactcaaaataaataaaatcttttttttgttaggattttgcaaggcaaatggggttaagtggtttgcccaaggccacaaagctaggtaattattaagtgtctgagaccggatttgaatccaggtactcctgactccaaggctggtgctttatccactgtgccacctagccactcaaagaaaatcaattgggtttttttaggtttttgcaaggaaaatggggttaagtggcttgcctaaggtcacacagctgggtaattattaagtgtctgagggcaaatttgaactcaagtactcctgactcccggcctggtgctttatccactgcgtcacctagccaccccaataaaatctttctaaaaaaaattctactataTGGTTCAAACActgtgttggggatacaaagacaatgCATTCCCTCAAAAGATGCAcagggagacaacatacaaacaactatttGTAATGAACAActattatgtattatatgtgtaaattatagaagcataatatatttcatatataaataatataattcattatatttcatattatataagtATCAtagtttatattataaatataatctaatctattttatgttatatacatatatgtttatattactaaatataaaatctatgtcatataagtatatattatagttttatattatataagtatataatataaaaatatgcaatAAGTGAAAATCGTATATattgatatgtatatatttatttatatatattatatttattgagTTTTGTCTCCTTAATAGGGATGAAAATAGGAACAAAGAATTTCCCTTTCAACTCTTTCTTTCCATCTGTGTAAACATGCATTCATCTATCTATTGGTTTTTCtatctaattatctatctgtttatctatcgATCTATTATCTAGCTATCCATCCATGCcatgtgtgtatgaatgtatatatatatatatatatatatatatgtatattgtgtgtgtatgtatgtgtgtagaaTAAATGAAGGATAATAAGCAGAAAAAAGAGACTAGAATTAGGATGGATTAGGAAAGATGAATGGGTGATAGAAACAATTCTCTTCCAAGTGCTGATTGACCTCATCAGCTTCTCTTGCTTCTGTTTTCACTGGGTTAGGTCCCTGATCTCTCCTGGGTACAGAGCCCTTGGATCAGCCCCTCCTTAGGTTTTCAAGGCTCTGGGTATTTTCAAAGGAATGCTTTATAGCCTCTTATGAAGGGGAATTTCCGTGCCACAGGACTGGCAAAGCGAGGGGGTGTTTTCATCTTTATTGCTCAGGGAGAAAGCAACACCAAGCTGAGGTTAGGTTAAGTTGCAAGATATTTCTAAAGGCTGTTAATTGGCCTCATCCTTCGTCTACATGGCTGATGTGAGCCTTCTTACAGGAAGCAGCCATGCTATTTGTAGCTTATTAAGCTGTTCTAGTTACACCTGTCAGATTCCTGTGTCTGAGAAAGCTTataatgtgtgtttgtgtgtgtgtgtgtgagagagagagagagagagagagagagagggtgtgtgtatgtgtgtgtgaagagagagcgtgtgtgtgtgtgtgtgagggtgtgtgaaaaatgtgtgtgtgtgagagagagagagagaagaaggaggaggagcaggaggaggaggaggagaagaagaagaagaagaaggaagaagaagaagaaggaagaagaagaagaagaagaaatcagtctTGGGTGATCAAGTGTGGAGAATCACTTAGGAATCagtgacattcaaggatgtgactaaggaaattaaataagaagaaaggagacAAATTTCACTCAAAGGAACTTGTTTTGATGTATGATGATGGTACCCAACTCCACAAcagcctttttattttacatttaaaattattttatttttttctcaattccacatgaaaattttaactttttttattttgcgttccatattctttccctccatctttcccctcttcccttcttgaaaaggcaagcaatttgttaTAGATTATGCATATGcattcatgcaaaacatttccatattagccaccCACAACataacttttaagtttaatctgtatcattaacattttttcagtccagacaatcaataaaaataaataaatcaagttCTGACCTGTAGCATTTTGCCGATTTTCAAGATGTAACTGcatacactgaaaatttaacaactgacttGAGCCAGACCCAATTCCAACACTATCACTGGATGATAGAAAACTAGACGGGTTTTGTCACCCTTGGGCTCCCAGTTCCTATAATTAAATGCTACCTGCCTCTTGTAGAGAGGAGAAGCCCCCTGGATGCTagatagaataataataaaaataataataataatcataatgattttgcaaagaactttacataatTCTATCTCACTCTGTTCTCACAACCCTATATGGTGGATGCTGTtattttaatctccattttacagatgagaaaaccaaggccaaGGGACTTGTCCAAGTCTGAGTGTCCGAGTCAGTGtctaagtcaggatttgaattctggtctccTTGATTCCAACTCCAGCAGACTTGCCTCT
The Macrotis lagotis isolate mMagLag1 chromosome 3, bilby.v1.9.chrom.fasta, whole genome shotgun sequence genome window above contains:
- the TRIM44 gene encoding LOW QUALITY PROTEIN: tripartite motif-containing protein 44 (The sequence of the model RefSeq protein was modified relative to this genomic sequence to represent the inferred CDS: deleted 1 base in 1 codon; substituted 2 bases at 2 genomic stop codons), whose amino-acid sequence is MKRCSEDDLLLGKITDGADFFHLQKPSSWRCGVGLVSQCEMKLYIQKEFNTVXQQVQEEEHKALMDLQEVGATAHVTEVLAEIHIHMEKLMAVWMVEIRHQLNAFNESASMKPKIGDEEFRPNLFLTIPPNXGSHRYDDEDPSSAHGLF